In a genomic window of Telopea speciosissima isolate NSW1024214 ecotype Mountain lineage chromosome 5, Tspe_v1, whole genome shotgun sequence:
- the LOC122662853 gene encoding potassium transporter 26-like produces MNTDRGEHDVEKCVGRDENVEPTKNIEKKLSLRDIYAPAHRNPTEFTTKETLLLAYQSLGVVYGDIGTSPLYVFSSVSLSEPGEKDILGVLSLIFWTLTLVALIKYVMIVLRADDYGEGGTFALYSLLNRHINFRNKIGIQNTRLHSDKSLKYYADKSDLQSKTKKFLENSSRAQSILTFVVLIGTCMVIGDGALTPATSVMSALIGIQSRSSKITQSHVVIFGVVILLALFLVQRFGTSKVSFTFSPIMLLWFISTAAIGIYNIILHYPSVFKAISPHYAFSFFKRNGMTSWELLGAIFLCVTGAEAMFADLAHFSKSSIQLAFSSFVYPALLITYAGEAAYLIKNPHNISTTFYSCIPTPIFWPMFVIATLAAIVASQALISASFSIIRQSLALGCFPRVNIIHTSDEHEGQVYSPEVNYTLMILCIAIVVGFRDGVQIGNAYGVAVVWVMLITTNLILVVMLVIWNTNPILVACFYVPFICIEAIYMTSLVNKVPQGGWVPFAIAAFFLIIMTSWTYGRSKKSIYEAEKKMSQWELRQMISSVEVSRTPGICIFFTDLVNGIPPIIRHYVQNTGSLHEIMIVITVRTLPVRTVLPEERFVVGKLGDMDDVYRCLVQYGYKDTPNIEGDEYVASVVEILKEQAVSREEIERLELAMGKGFVFVTGRTILLSRETNSWFSRITINYLYRFLQKNFRSAVSTLKVPTSKTLQVGMLYEI; encoded by the exons ATGAACACCGACAGAGGGGAACATGATGTAGAAAAGTGCGTTGGCAGAGATGAAAATGTTGAACCAACTAAAAATATTGAAAAGAAATTGAGCCTCAGAGACATTTACGCACCCGCTCACAGGAATCCCACT GAATTTACTACCAAGGAGACCCTGCTGTTGGCTTACCAATCTCTTGGAGTGGTTTATGGAGACATTGGCACCTCCCCTCTTTACGTTTTTTCATCTGTTTCACTATCTGAACCTGGTGAGAAAGACATATTAGGGGTCTTGAGCCTCATCTTCTGGACCTTAACTTTGGTAGCACTGATCAAGTACGTTATGATTGTCTTGCGTGCGGATGATTACGGTGAAG GTGGCACGTTTGCCTTGTATTCCCTTCTCAATCGGCATATAAATTTTCGAAACAAGATCGGTATACAGAACACTAGACTCCATTCAGATAAGAGTTTGAAATATTACGCCGATAAGAGTGATTTGCAATCAAAGACGAAGAAGTTCTTGGAAAACAGTTCAAGGGCTCAGTCCATTCTTACCTTTGTTGTGTTGATTGGGACTTGCATGGTCATTGGTGATGGAGCTCTTACTCCAGCCACGTCTG TTATGTCAGCCCTTATTGGGATTCAATCAAGATCCTCAAAGATCACTCAAA GCCATGTTGTTATTTTTGGGGTTGTGATTCTGCTTGCCCTTTTCCTGGTCCAACGATTTGGCACTAGTAAAGTTAGTTTCACCTTCTCCCCAATCATGCTGCTGTGGTTCATTTCAACTGCTGCAATTGGTATCTACAACATCATTTTACACTACCCATCGGTCTTCAAGGCCATATCCCCTCATTATGCATTTTCGTTCTTCAAACGAAATGGCATGACATCATGGGAGCTCCTCGGCGCAATTTTCTTGTGTGTAACAG GGGCTGAAGCTATGTTTGCTGATTTAGCTCACTTCAGCAAGAGTTCAATTCAG CTggctttttcttcctttgtctATCCAGCATTACTCATTACTTATGCTGGAGAAGCAGCTTATTTGATTAAGAACCCACACAACATTAGCACTACCTTCTACAGTTGCATCCCCACTCCTATATTTTGGCCAATGTTTGTTATAGCCACACTGGCTGCCATCGTAGCGAGTCAGGCATTGATATCTGCTAGTTTTTCCATTATAAGACAATCCTTGGCTCTCGGTTGCTTCCCTCGAGTTAACATCATCCATACCTCCGATGAGCACGAGGGACAGGTTTACTCTCCCGAAGTGAATTATACACTCATGATTCTGTGTATTGCAATCGTGGTTGGCTTCAGAGATGGTGTGCAGATTGGGAATGCGTATG GTGTAGCTGTGGTCTGGGTCATGCTGATAACTACCAACTTGATTCTGGTGGTAATGCTTGTGATTTGGAACACCAATCCTATACTCGTAGCTTGCTTCTATGTTCCTTTTATCTGCATTGAAGCTATCTACATGACATCTTTGGTTAACAAGGTCCCACAAGGGGGTTGGGTTCCATTTGCTATTGCGGCTTTCTTCTTGATAATTATGACATCTTGGACATATGGAAGGAGCAAGAAGAGCATTTATGAAGctgagaagaagatgagtcaGTGGGAGCTACGTCAAATGATATCAAGCGTAGAGGTTTCTCGAACGCCTGGGATCTGCATTTTCTTCACAGACCTTGTGAATGGTATCCCACCCATCATAAGGCATTATGTGCAGAACACAGGTTCACTCCATGAGATCATGATAGTTATCACTGTTAGAACCCTTCCAGTTCGAACTGTCCTGCCGGAAGAACGATTTGTTGTAGGGAAGCTGGGGGATATGGATGATGTGTATAGGTGTTTGGTGCAGTATGGATATAAAGATACGCCCAACATTGAAGGAGATGAATATGTTGCTTCAGTGGTAGAGATACTGAAGGAGCAAGCTGTGTCAAGGGAGGAAATTGAAAGGTTGGAGTTAGCAATGGGGAAAGGATTTGTGTTTGTTACAGGGAGGACCATTCTTCTGTCCAGAGAGACTAATAGTTGGTTTTCTCGCATCACAATTAATTATTTGTACCGATTTCTGCAGAAGAATTTCAGGTCAGCCGTTTCAACACTAAAAGTGCCTACCAGCAAAACTTTGCAAGTCGGAATGCTTTATgagatttga